In a genomic window of Infirmifilum sp. NZ:
- a CDS encoding thiamine-phosphate synthase family protein, which translates to MKVGKIPLNRVIGILKHAGVTPSLDANPMEGDLVVSTNPAVGVPSEALGFFAFHYSAANVAVAHAQPLYATLTVTMSPGTSDEEVEAVVRGFAEECRKYGVRLVGGHTARYEGIEYPLAVSTVIGRKVRDRVAPSGGDTVYAIGLVGAEAAWLLGGRVPLREMTPLDYALQLQEASEVKFMHDVSEGGVLGALVEVSLYYSLEIELQPEGVKLHPGLPEWVDPFTAPSYGVLLAFTDSPRELEALCGEKSLPCSKIGSVKGPGVGVLYKSTRYLEPPASPLVELYNPYTPGSLELAQLELAARSLMALPGFEQLIPEVGANIAFAKPRPEKPEDVAAIDGRLIKTRRGVRVCGKPTFGASRHLARVLIEASRINPNMRAAINVKPDPAFLEALRGIGINPVDVSSFASECPVSKAIESGTWGSAFYYHDIPNLEPSLVILAESPLILVDIVRRALERRRFYQAPPGP; encoded by the coding sequence ATGAAGGTCGGTAAAATACCACTTAACAGGGTCATCGGCATCCTCAAGCATGCGGGTGTTACTCCAAGTCTCGACGCTAACCCCATGGAGGGCGACTTGGTGGTGTCAACCAACCCGGCTGTAGGTGTCCCCAGCGAGGCTTTAGGCTTCTTCGCATTCCACTACTCCGCTGCAAACGTTGCCGTCGCGCACGCACAGCCACTCTACGCCACGCTTACAGTCACCATGTCTCCGGGTACGAGCGACGAGGAGGTCGAGGCGGTCGTGAGGGGTTTCGCGGAGGAGTGCCGCAAGTACGGCGTTAGGCTCGTGGGAGGCCACACTGCCCGCTACGAGGGCATCGAGTACCCCCTCGCGGTCTCAACGGTGATAGGCAGGAAAGTGCGGGACCGAGTGGCACCCTCCGGAGGGGACACTGTCTACGCGATAGGGTTAGTGGGCGCAGAGGCGGCGTGGCTTCTGGGCGGTAGAGTGCCGCTGAGGGAGATGACCCCTCTGGACTACGCTCTCCAGCTTCAGGAAGCCTCTGAGGTCAAGTTCATGCACGACGTCTCGGAGGGCGGCGTGCTCGGCGCGCTCGTCGAGGTCAGCCTGTACTACAGCCTGGAGATAGAGTTGCAGCCGGAGGGCGTCAAGCTCCACCCGGGCCTCCCGGAATGGGTGGACCCCTTCACCGCACCGAGCTACGGGGTCTTACTGGCCTTCACCGACAGCCCACGGGAGTTAGAGGCCCTGTGCGGTGAGAAGAGCCTTCCGTGCTCGAAAATAGGCTCCGTCAAGGGGCCTGGGGTGGGAGTGTTGTACAAGTCTACCCGCTACCTTGAGCCCCCTGCCTCGCCGCTGGTGGAACTCTACAACCCCTACACGCCGGGAAGCCTCGAGCTAGCGCAGCTCGAGCTCGCGGCGAGAAGCCTGATGGCTCTGCCAGGCTTCGAGCAGCTTATCCCGGAGGTCGGGGCGAACATAGCCTTCGCGAAGCCGAGACCCGAGAAGCCTGAGGACGTGGCCGCGATCGATGGGAGGCTCATCAAGACTAGGAGAGGGGTTAGGGTGTGCGGTAAGCCGACCTTCGGGGCGTCTAGGCACCTGGCAAGGGTGCTGATCGAGGCATCGAGGATAAACCCCAACATGCGAGCCGCTATTAACGTCAAACCCGACCCCGCGTTCCTCGAAGCCCTGCGAGGCATCGGCATCAACCCTGTAGACGTCTCAAGCTTTGCCTCGGAGTGCCCGGTAAGCAAAGCCATAGAGTCAGGGACCTGGGGGTCCGCGTTCTACTACCACGACATACCAAACCTTGAGCCCTCGCTCGTAATCCTCGCCGAATCCCCATTGATCCTGGTGGACATAGTCAGGAGAGCCCTAGAGCGGAGAAGATTTTATCAAGCACCACCCGGTCCTTGA
- a CDS encoding energy-coupling factor transporter transmembrane protein EcfT, translated as MLDALSSGRASSLNSTLALLLGVLTTASAAFSARLWALAVAVVASGLLALIAGKLKEWLFVSTAALAFAASVSAPAVLGVLPAKGAPAAVFIARAVASASLFTAFYSLTGWRGFVEGVRGLGALGYLGDELAFTLRYIPLFTWKTLRLLSAREARLFTSSRRLTWRVVNSVAGSILAGAYAKAYWARLAYTARSFSFEGNRKTARARFSMWDAFLTALSAGLLMILVGVL; from the coding sequence GTGCTCGACGCACTGTCTTCGGGCCGCGCGTCAAGCCTGAACAGCACCCTGGCTCTACTGCTAGGGGTTCTGACGACAGCGTCCGCGGCCTTCAGCGCCCGGCTTTGGGCTCTCGCGGTAGCTGTGGTAGCCTCGGGCCTCTTAGCGCTGATCGCTGGAAAGCTCAAGGAGTGGTTGTTCGTCTCCACAGCAGCACTTGCCTTTGCAGCCTCTGTTTCTGCTCCAGCTGTGCTCGGGGTGCTCCCGGCCAAGGGGGCGCCGGCCGCGGTCTTCATTGCTCGCGCCGTGGCGTCGGCCTCCCTGTTCACGGCGTTCTACAGCCTTACGGGCTGGCGGGGCTTCGTCGAGGGGGTTAGGGGGCTAGGCGCCCTGGGCTACCTGGGGGACGAGCTGGCGTTCACGCTCAGGTACATCCCGCTGTTCACCTGGAAGACCCTCCGCCTGCTCTCGGCGCGTGAGGCTAGGCTCTTCACGAGTAGCAGGCGCCTCACGTGGCGCGTCGTGAACAGCGTTGCCGGGAGCATCCTGGCGGGAGCTTACGCTAAGGCCTATTGGGCGCGCCTCGCTTACACCGCTAGAAGCTTCAGCTTCGAGGGCAATAGGAAGACGGCCCGGGCGAGGTTCAGCATGTGGGATGCGTTTTTAACTGCGCTTTCAGCTGGGCTTCTGATGATCCTCGTGGGGGTGCTATGA
- the alaXM gene encoding alanyl-tRNA editing protein AlaXM: protein MPKLLFQVDSYLKEFEATVTRVEGNKVFLDQTAFHPGPSGGLDTDKGWLLLPTGLRVEVVQAVEENGDVAHIVAEQAGLEPGIRVRGVIDWERRYRMMRLHTASHVLASVLYSKYGAMVTGGHIQPEGARDDFDLPGVVDWKAALAEAVSETNSILKRCIEVKVYWLKRDEALKIPGIVKLAGRLPPEVDEIRVVEIPGVDIQADGGPHVKNTCEVGEVVLQKTESKGAKRKRVYYTVTP, encoded by the coding sequence ATGCCGAAGCTGCTCTTCCAGGTCGACAGCTACCTTAAGGAGTTCGAGGCCACGGTCACCAGGGTTGAAGGAAACAAGGTCTTCCTCGATCAGACAGCGTTCCACCCGGGTCCCAGCGGCGGGCTGGACACGGACAAGGGATGGCTGTTGCTTCCAACAGGGCTTAGGGTCGAGGTGGTGCAAGCGGTCGAGGAGAACGGGGATGTAGCGCACATCGTGGCAGAGCAGGCAGGCCTTGAGCCAGGCATCAGGGTGAGGGGCGTGATAGACTGGGAGCGGAGGTACAGAATGATGAGGCTTCACACGGCTAGCCACGTCCTAGCCTCCGTGCTTTACAGCAAGTACGGGGCCATGGTCACTGGCGGGCACATACAGCCAGAGGGCGCCCGCGACGACTTCGACCTGCCAGGTGTCGTCGACTGGAAGGCCGCGCTCGCGGAGGCCGTGTCCGAGACTAACAGCATCCTCAAGAGGTGCATCGAAGTGAAGGTCTACTGGCTGAAAAGGGACGAGGCGCTGAAGATCCCCGGGATCGTGAAGCTCGCCGGCCGCCTACCACCTGAGGTCGACGAGATTAGGGTTGTCGAGATCCCCGGCGTCGACATCCAGGCGGACGGGGGACCCCACGTGAAGAACACCTGCGAGGTAGGTGAGGTGGTGCTTCAGAAGACGGAGAGCAAGGGGGCTAAGCGCAAGCGCGTGTACTACACGGTAACCCCGTAA
- a CDS encoding phospholipase D-like domain-containing protein — protein MRRASVGSVLVLVLLLVGIAFLAGFYFGLRSQAPTTAEVPAAQSCVKLRVINDRDYYPTLLSLLGSANKSIYVAMFEFKSDTEEISKIVELLISKAKKGVDVKVVLENSVDSNELTYRRLLDNGVMVRYDTRSRTTHAKLVIVDGRYVIVGSHNWSYMAMMRNHEASVLIDDAAIAQVYTEYFASIWRGD, from the coding sequence ATGCGCAGGGCATCTGTAGGCTCGGTTTTAGTGCTGGTGCTCCTGCTCGTGGGCATCGCGTTCCTAGCAGGGTTCTACTTCGGGCTCAGGTCGCAGGCCCCCACGACCGCCGAGGTCCCCGCCGCTCAGTCTTGCGTCAAGTTGCGTGTGATAAACGACAGGGACTACTACCCAACCCTGCTCAGCCTGCTGGGGTCAGCCAACAAGTCTATCTACGTCGCCATGTTCGAGTTCAAGAGCGACACGGAAGAGATCTCCAAGATCGTGGAGCTTTTGATCTCCAAGGCGAAGAAAGGGGTGGACGTCAAGGTCGTGCTTGAGAACAGCGTCGACTCCAACGAGCTCACGTACCGCAGGCTCCTGGACAACGGCGTGATGGTGAGGTACGACACCAGGTCCAGGACGACCCACGCGAAGCTGGTCATCGTCGACGGTAGGTACGTCATCGTCGGCTCCCACAACTGGAGCTACATGGCTATGATGCGGAACCACGAGGCGAGCGTCCTCATCGACGACGCCGCGATCGCTCAGGTCTACACGGAGTACTTCGCCTCGATATGGAGGGGTGACTAA
- a CDS encoding UbiA family prenyltransferase — translation MPQLKGWFMATRPWSFVMTVISVTAATAYAYYVTGVFNLAFYVATVLGVTLLHASANVLNDYYDTMKGVDVPGAPTTTYRPHPLITGFTTPKGLRNYGLGLLAGGLLFALALAVYRTLIVVILALAGVLFVIGYSGPPGLKYRALGELAVFLSWGPLMWLGTFYVQTGFLDCKPVLASIPVGLLVAAVLTANNLRDIEFDKSRGAVTLEVILGREKGLKFFEYFEIYAAYLALALLVLAGLLPLLALLPLLIIPQAVRLVRTFQREIPPAADPMTAQLVQNFGTLLVIGIILGALTGI, via the coding sequence ATGCCGCAACTCAAAGGCTGGTTTATGGCGACGAGACCTTGGTCGTTCGTAATGACGGTAATATCTGTCACGGCAGCTACAGCCTACGCTTACTACGTTACCGGCGTATTCAACTTGGCTTTCTACGTCGCGACGGTCTTGGGCGTAACTCTACTCCACGCCTCTGCAAACGTGCTGAACGACTACTACGACACTATGAAGGGCGTTGACGTCCCAGGCGCTCCCACAACTACCTACAGACCCCACCCGCTTATAACAGGCTTCACAACCCCCAAGGGTTTGAGAAACTACGGCCTAGGGCTCCTAGCGGGAGGCCTGCTCTTCGCCCTCGCGCTCGCTGTGTACAGGACCCTAATCGTGGTCATACTGGCGCTCGCCGGCGTCCTCTTCGTCATCGGCTACTCCGGCCCACCGGGCCTAAAGTACAGGGCGCTTGGGGAGCTGGCTGTGTTTCTCAGCTGGGGCCCCCTGATGTGGCTTGGAACATTCTACGTGCAGACAGGATTCCTCGACTGCAAGCCCGTTCTTGCGAGCATCCCAGTGGGACTCCTTGTAGCCGCGGTCCTCACGGCCAACAACCTGAGGGACATAGAGTTCGACAAGAGCAGGGGCGCAGTAACACTAGAGGTTATCCTGGGCAGGGAGAAGGGGCTCAAGTTCTTCGAGTACTTCGAGATCTACGCGGCGTACCTGGCCCTCGCTCTACTCGTCCTAGCGGGGCTCCTGCCCCTCCTCGCGCTCCTACCGCTCCTAATAATACCCCAAGCGGTCAGGCTTGTGAGAACCTTCCAACGGGAGATCCCCCCAGCAGCAGACCCCATGACAGCACAGCTAGTCCAAAACTTCGGAACGCTTTTGGTCATCGGAATAATCCTAGGAGCCCTCACAGGAATTTAA
- a CDS encoding class I SAM-dependent methyltransferase — MVEEVVQVFSQNAEAYDSWYRTPAGSAVLEAEASLLDLLLPWGVGADIGAGTGVFAEKLSENREIVCLDPSEPMLRLARGRCQHLVVGVGEQPPLRSGSLSFAYMVTVLEFLEDPRKVLESVRGLLREGGVLAVLSIERESPWGQLYRRLASENLDPVLAKAKFYSRREAEDFLLEVGFTISTRAWALDYEPLAVPEGKPRLYVDEECPSCGVYALIAKPLHF, encoded by the coding sequence GTGGTCGAAGAGGTAGTGCAGGTTTTCTCCCAAAACGCGGAAGCGTACGACTCGTGGTACAGGACCCCCGCCGGCTCCGCGGTGCTGGAGGCAGAGGCAAGCCTTCTCGACCTCCTCCTCCCGTGGGGTGTTGGCGCGGATATAGGAGCCGGCACCGGCGTCTTCGCGGAGAAGCTCTCTGAGAACCGGGAGATAGTGTGCCTCGACCCCTCCGAGCCCATGCTGAGGCTCGCACGCGGGAGGTGCCAGCACCTCGTTGTCGGGGTTGGAGAGCAGCCGCCGCTGCGCAGCGGGTCGCTGAGCTTTGCCTACATGGTGACCGTCCTCGAGTTCCTTGAGGACCCGCGCAAGGTGCTTGAGTCTGTTAGGGGGCTCCTCAGAGAGGGCGGCGTGCTGGCAGTGCTCTCCATCGAGAGGGAAAGCCCTTGGGGCCAGCTTTACAGGAGGCTGGCCTCCGAGAACCTCGACCCCGTGCTGGCTAAAGCGAAGTTCTACTCGAGGCGCGAAGCCGAAGACTTCTTGCTCGAAGTAGGCTTCACCATCTCCACGAGGGCTTGGGCGCTCGACTACGAGCCGCTGGCAGTCCCCGAAGGCAAGCCCAGGCTCTACGTGGACGAGGAGTGCCCAAGCTGCGGCGTCTACGCTCTCATCGCGAAGCCGCTACACTTTTAG
- a CDS encoding C69 family dipeptidase: MCDTLVALGEYTKHGVTIFAKNSDRDPNEAQVVEFLPRKRHAEKKVKCTYIEVEQVEETYAAVISRPWWMWGAEMGVNEYGVAIGNEAVFTKEPYAESGLTGMDLVRLGLERAKTAREALDVVTRLLEEYGQGGNCRRNGKLYYHNSFIISDPREAWVLETAGKYWVAERVRGVRSISNALSIYDKWDEASESLRGYMSSRGLERLDFARHFSDFLYTRVAKGVERQRYTQGFLEAHKGELDFWKISQLMRSHARYGGYSPARGSMRDICMHAGGVTRPSQTAGSMIALLYEKVPVVFVTGTSSPCISLYKPVFLEAGLPDLGASPTDRYDPQSYWWVHEALHRKMLVSYPKYAEAIRSEIDKLERELFAEALRLREEFLAGRATTKDMLDLTRQAFEAGAKLDKKWSGVVRRGVSLNLLFEIFWLRVNREAGITV; this comes from the coding sequence GTGTGCGACACACTCGTAGCTTTAGGCGAGTACACGAAGCACGGTGTGACGATCTTCGCGAAAAACAGCGACAGGGACCCGAACGAGGCGCAGGTTGTAGAGTTCCTGCCGCGGAAAAGGCACGCGGAGAAGAAGGTTAAGTGCACGTACATTGAAGTAGAGCAAGTGGAGGAAACTTACGCCGCGGTTATTTCCCGACCGTGGTGGATGTGGGGCGCCGAGATGGGTGTGAACGAGTACGGTGTAGCCATCGGCAATGAGGCTGTTTTCACCAAGGAGCCGTACGCTGAAAGCGGCTTGACGGGGATGGATCTCGTCCGCCTTGGCTTAGAGCGCGCCAAGACGGCCAGAGAGGCCCTGGACGTGGTAACCCGGTTGCTGGAGGAGTACGGACAGGGTGGCAACTGCAGGAGAAATGGGAAACTCTACTACCATAACTCGTTCATAATCTCCGACCCTCGGGAGGCGTGGGTTCTAGAAACCGCAGGCAAGTACTGGGTTGCTGAGAGGGTTAGAGGGGTGAGGAGCATTTCGAACGCTCTGTCGATCTACGACAAGTGGGACGAGGCATCGGAAAGCCTACGGGGCTACATGAGCTCAAGGGGTCTAGAAAGGCTGGACTTCGCCAGGCATTTCTCGGACTTCCTGTACACCAGGGTGGCTAAGGGGGTGGAAAGGCAGAGGTACACGCAGGGCTTCCTTGAGGCTCATAAGGGAGAGCTGGACTTCTGGAAGATCAGCCAGCTCATGAGAAGCCATGCCCGGTACGGCGGCTACTCTCCCGCAAGGGGTTCAATGAGGGATATCTGCATGCACGCGGGTGGCGTCACGAGGCCCAGCCAGACGGCTGGCTCCATGATAGCCTTGCTGTACGAGAAGGTTCCCGTAGTCTTCGTAACCGGGACCTCCTCGCCGTGTATATCCCTCTACAAGCCTGTCTTCCTAGAGGCGGGCCTCCCCGATCTAGGGGCAAGCCCCACGGATAGGTACGACCCGCAGAGCTACTGGTGGGTGCACGAGGCCCTGCACAGGAAGATGCTCGTCTCATACCCTAAGTACGCTGAAGCCATTAGGAGTGAGATCGATAAGCTGGAAAGGGAGCTGTTCGCTGAGGCTTTGCGGCTACGGGAGGAGTTTCTAGCTGGGAGAGCCACCACTAAGGATATGCTGGATCTGACGAGGCAGGCATTCGAGGCTGGGGCAAAGCTTGATAAGAAGTGGTCGGGTGTGGTTCGCAGAGGAGTGAGCCTGAACCTGCTTTTCGAGATTTTCTGGCTACGCGTGAACCGCGAAGCCGGTATAACTGTCTAG
- the cyoE gene encoding heme o synthase yields MKVSFKELMLDFFKIKQSLLLLWTGVFAFLAGSGPGVDVLAFTLTTLSILLTVIGTTGFNMVLDADIDAKMFRTSKRPVPAGKLSKAEGALLSLAVLLAGLALALMVNMWVFVAGLLGFLIDILLYTYLLKRRSPWSTIFGGFAGGMPALGGWAGATGSFGVPGALLMLLVALWSNVHIWTLATYYVEDYRRAGVPMLPAAKGERAGVLGSLVALLLVAVIAVVTWAVGVLSPIGLVASLALLAVAGFYLVKGLRSGEYGRWAYKAFKFVNMFMAVFFLLLVVK; encoded by the coding sequence ATGAAGGTGAGCTTTAAGGAGTTGATGCTCGACTTCTTCAAGATAAAACAGAGCCTGCTGCTGCTGTGGACCGGGGTTTTCGCGTTCCTGGCTGGCTCAGGCCCGGGTGTCGACGTTTTAGCGTTCACGCTAACGACCTTGTCGATACTGCTCACGGTCATCGGCACGACGGGCTTTAACATGGTTCTAGACGCGGACATTGACGCTAAGATGTTCAGGACGAGCAAAAGGCCCGTCCCTGCGGGTAAGCTCAGCAAGGCTGAGGGGGCTCTGCTCAGCTTGGCCGTGCTCCTCGCCGGCCTCGCGCTGGCCCTAATGGTCAACATGTGGGTCTTCGTCGCAGGGCTTCTCGGGTTTCTGATAGATATTCTGCTCTACACGTACCTGCTGAAGCGAAGGAGCCCGTGGAGCACGATCTTCGGAGGCTTCGCCGGCGGGATGCCGGCGCTCGGCGGGTGGGCAGGTGCCACAGGCTCTTTCGGCGTCCCTGGAGCCCTCTTAATGCTGCTTGTAGCGCTGTGGAGCAACGTGCACATCTGGACGCTCGCTACCTACTACGTCGAAGACTACAGGAGGGCGGGGGTCCCGATGCTGCCCGCTGCCAAGGGGGAGAGAGCCGGGGTGCTCGGCTCCCTCGTGGCGCTGCTTTTAGTGGCGGTCATCGCCGTCGTGACGTGGGCTGTGGGGGTTCTCTCGCCTATCGGCCTCGTCGCGTCGCTGGCTCTTCTAGCAGTTGCGGGCTTCTACCTGGTGAAAGGCCTCCGCAGCGGCGAGTACGGCAGGTGGGCGTACAAGGCGTTCAAGTTCGTTAACATGTTCATGGCGGTCTTCTTCTTGCTCCTTGTAGTAAAGTAA
- a CDS encoding DUF488 domain-containing protein yields the protein MPEVVYTVGHSNRSLDGLLALLRKHGVEVVVDVRRWPKSSKFPHFNATHLREALEREGFRYVWLGSELGGYREGGYERYMETEDFKRGLEALEALAREGVVAVLCAERLWFRCHRRFIADALVRDGFRVIHIVDEGREYEHRRS from the coding sequence TTGCCTGAAGTCGTGTACACGGTTGGCCACAGCAACAGGAGCCTAGACGGGCTTCTAGCTCTGTTGAGGAAGCACGGGGTAGAGGTTGTGGTCGACGTCCGCCGGTGGCCGAAGTCCTCGAAGTTCCCCCACTTCAACGCTACCCACCTGAGAGAGGCGCTGGAGCGGGAGGGCTTTAGGTACGTTTGGCTCGGCTCGGAGCTCGGCGGCTACCGGGAGGGTGGCTACGAGCGCTACATGGAGACGGAGGACTTCAAGAGGGGTTTGGAGGCCCTGGAGGCTCTGGCTCGCGAGGGAGTTGTGGCGGTGCTCTGCGCGGAGAGGCTGTGGTTCAGGTGCCACAGGAGATTTATAGCCGACGCTCTTGTAAGGGATGGTTTCCGAGTGATCCACATCGTCGACGAGGGGAGGGAGTACGAGCACAGGAGGAGTTGA
- the tmk gene encoding dTMP kinase, whose amino-acid sequence MSDDVKDRVFCPQCGDYVKPRVVRTMTLSGEVIVEYYCPKHGLIEAQKKPASLPQRRVTPGGVYIVFEGIDGSGKTTQAVLLYEYIRRKGYDAVLVREPWVKAIKDFLYKHDLDPDAEAYLFAADRIILQKEVILPSLEAGKIIISDRSLFASLAYQVARGLPEEFILAINRSIRFPDVVVLLDIPVEEAYRRLKARGETTRFEDPDFMVKVRERYLQLAKDYEEVFIVIDGRKPVQEVHREVVLKLKERFQGKLSLD is encoded by the coding sequence ATGTCCGATGATGTCAAAGACAGGGTTTTCTGCCCCCAGTGCGGGGACTACGTTAAACCTCGTGTAGTTCGCACGATGACGCTCAGCGGAGAGGTGATAGTCGAGTACTACTGCCCTAAGCACGGCCTAATCGAGGCCCAGAAGAAGCCTGCGAGTCTCCCGCAGAGGCGCGTGACTCCGGGAGGGGTTTACATAGTCTTCGAGGGCATCGACGGTAGCGGTAAGACGACGCAGGCTGTGCTGCTCTACGAATACATTAGAAGGAAGGGCTACGACGCCGTCCTCGTGCGAGAGCCTTGGGTCAAGGCGATAAAGGACTTTCTCTACAAGCACGACCTGGACCCCGACGCCGAGGCCTACCTGTTCGCCGCCGACAGGATAATACTGCAGAAGGAGGTCATCCTGCCGTCCCTTGAGGCCGGAAAGATCATCATCTCCGACAGGTCCCTGTTCGCCAGCCTAGCCTACCAGGTGGCTAGAGGCCTACCAGAGGAGTTCATCCTCGCGATAAACAGATCCATTAGGTTTCCGGACGTTGTCGTGCTACTGGATATACCAGTCGAGGAGGCGTACCGGAGGCTCAAGGCGAGGGGGGAGACCACGCGCTTCGAGGATCCAGACTTCATGGTTAAAGTTCGGGAACGTTACCTACAGCTCGCGAAAGACTACGAGGAGGTGTTCATTGTGATCGACGGCCGAAAGCCCGTGCAGGAGGTCCACAGGGAGGTTGTTCTCAAGCTCAAGGAGAGGTTCCAGGGAAAGCTTAGTCTCGATTGA
- a CDS encoding transcriptional regulator: MDKDRLVGAFLTVLAVTIGAVYVYSLFFAGEEVSMLTLKLTALATVGSFLLILLVIGVSLVIYPPPVKVEEIEKKLAEELKKLKERGYPFPWTE; the protein is encoded by the coding sequence GTGGACAAGGACAGGCTTGTAGGGGCGTTTCTCACCGTCCTGGCGGTCACCATAGGCGCCGTGTACGTGTACTCGCTCTTCTTCGCGGGTGAGGAGGTCAGCATGCTGACCCTCAAGCTGACAGCCCTCGCCACGGTGGGCTCATTCCTGCTAATCCTACTGGTTATCGGTGTCTCCCTAGTGATCTATCCCCCTCCGGTTAAGGTCGAGGAGATCGAGAAGAAGCTGGCCGAGGAGCTCAAAAAGCTCAAGGAGAGAGGCTACCCGTTCCCCTGGACCGAATAA
- a CDS encoding PDGLE domain-containing protein gives MREYFSKHRKAFLTIAVLIILSPIFGVFLANLVGYHEPLDLAAETLGLNETTEEINWTPFLDYTVPGLPDWLGYMVSGVIGVAVVLGLAFLIVKVLR, from the coding sequence ATGAGGGAGTACTTCTCGAAGCACAGGAAAGCCTTCCTAACGATCGCAGTGCTTATAATCCTGAGCCCGATCTTTGGAGTATTTCTCGCAAACTTGGTGGGCTACCACGAGCCGCTAGACCTCGCGGCAGAGACTCTCGGGCTCAACGAGACCACGGAAGAGATCAACTGGACACCATTCCTAGACTACACTGTACCGGGCCTGCCGGACTGGCTCGGCTACATGGTTTCAGGCGTTATTGGTGTGGCGGTAGTCCTGGGACTGGCGTTCCTAATCGTGAAGGTCCTGAGGTAG
- a CDS encoding energy-coupling factor ABC transporter ATP-binding protein: MSGALEAVDLWVSLPVAGDVLRGVSVEARRGEVACLLGSNGSGKTTLLLAMAGLVRVKRGRVLLDGEDIYSQLPHARRRIGLVFQDPDDQLFNPTVRDELMFALDQLGLTEAEKEERVVRVSRRLGVEGLLERPVHALSFGEKRRVAIASVLVYDPDFILLDEPTANLDARSVKLLLGTVCQLRREGKALLVATQDVELARVIADRVYVLLDGRVVWSGPPSVPEDVLAEAGLSAEFTGCGEG; the protein is encoded by the coding sequence ATGAGCGGGGCGCTTGAGGCTGTGGACCTTTGGGTTTCGCTCCCTGTAGCCGGGGACGTGCTCAGAGGGGTGAGCGTCGAGGCGAGGCGCGGGGAGGTGGCGTGCCTGCTGGGGTCCAACGGGTCGGGTAAGACGACCCTGCTCCTCGCTATGGCGGGTCTCGTCAGGGTGAAGAGGGGGCGGGTGCTTCTGGATGGCGAGGACATTTACAGCCAGCTACCCCACGCTAGGAGGAGGATCGGCCTGGTGTTCCAGGACCCGGATGACCAGCTCTTCAACCCCACTGTCCGCGATGAGCTGATGTTCGCCCTGGACCAGCTGGGCCTCACGGAGGCGGAGAAGGAGGAGAGGGTGGTGCGCGTGAGCAGGCGGCTGGGCGTAGAGGGGTTGCTGGAGAGGCCTGTCCACGCTCTGAGCTTCGGCGAGAAAAGGAGGGTGGCTATCGCGTCGGTCCTCGTTTACGATCCAGACTTCATTCTGCTCGACGAGCCGACAGCGAACCTCGACGCGCGTAGCGTGAAGCTCCTCCTCGGGACCGTTTGCCAGCTACGCAGGGAGGGTAAGGCGTTACTCGTGGCGACGCAGGACGTGGAGCTGGCTAGGGTGATCGCAGACAGGGTGTATGTGCTCCTCGACGGCAGGGTTGTCTGGAGCGGTCCCCCAAGCGTGCCTGAGGATGTGCTAGCCGAGGCGGGCTTGTCCGCCGAGTTTACAGGATGTGGTGAAGGCTAA
- a CDS encoding energy-coupling factor ABC transporter permease translates to MHIPDGYLDPLTCAVTYIISLAVGLLAVKKARSAPEEAKTLLPVMAAAIFVAQMLNWPIPGGTSLHLVGGALAAILMGPWLGYLALTLVLITQALVFHDGGITTLGANVLNMAVVAVFTGYAVYKAFPERHRVLASFLAGWLSITLAGIVCGIELGTSASFLYGHSVTVPVMGGWHALLGVVEGLITAGVYSYLRSSHPELVKG, encoded by the coding sequence ATGCACATACCCGACGGGTACCTTGACCCTTTGACGTGTGCTGTGACGTACATCATCTCGCTTGCCGTAGGCCTTCTCGCGGTTAAGAAAGCCCGTAGCGCACCGGAGGAGGCGAAGACACTACTACCGGTTATGGCAGCTGCGATATTCGTCGCGCAGATGCTGAACTGGCCCATACCTGGCGGGACCTCGCTCCACCTCGTCGGAGGCGCGCTCGCGGCCATCTTAATGGGGCCCTGGCTGGGCTACCTCGCGCTCACCCTCGTTCTGATCACGCAGGCGCTCGTGTTCCACGACGGGGGGATCACGACCCTCGGGGCAAACGTGCTCAACATGGCTGTCGTAGCCGTGTTCACAGGCTACGCGGTCTACAAGGCTTTCCCGGAGAGACACAGGGTCTTGGCCAGCTTCCTAGCAGGCTGGCTGAGCATCACCCTCGCCGGGATCGTATGCGGGATTGAGCTCGGCACCTCGGCGAGCTTCCTCTACGGTCACAGCGTCACGGTCCCGGTGATGGGGGGCTGGCACGCGCTCCTGGGGGTCGTTGAGGGATTGATAACGGCGGGTGTCTACTCCTACCTGAGATCCAGCCACCCGGAGCTTGTTAAGGGGTGA